The following are encoded together in the Adhaeribacter arboris genome:
- a CDS encoding Gfo/Idh/MocA family protein, with protein sequence MKKIKVGVAGLGFIGPAHIEALRRQPDIEVIAINDFSEEYARTKADSLGIEKSYGNFDAMLADPDIAVVHICTPNFLHYPMAKAALLAGKHVVCEKPLANTVAEAEELVALAAKTGLVNAIHFNLRYYPLIRHMRAMRVKGELGNVHSVIGSYLQDWLFYATDYNWRLEPDKSGESRAIADIGSHLIDLIEYITGLEITAVMADFSTVHPNRKKPTKPIETYSGKILQPEDYQEVPINTEDYATVMIRFNDGSKGVVTVSQVSAGRKNRLSLEISGSNQTVSWVSESPNNLWIGKRDTANEMLMRDPALVHKESAALISFPGGHNEGFPDTSKQLFKEVYAAVREGKQPAEPTYPIFADGLRELILCDKIIESNKKQAWVQV encoded by the coding sequence ATGAAAAAAATAAAAGTAGGTGTAGCGGGTTTAGGTTTTATTGGTCCCGCCCACATCGAAGCGCTCCGTCGTCAGCCGGATATTGAAGTAATCGCCATTAATGATTTCAGCGAAGAATATGCTCGTACGAAAGCCGACAGCTTAGGCATTGAGAAATCGTATGGTAACTTCGATGCGATGCTGGCCGATCCGGATATAGCAGTAGTGCACATTTGTACCCCCAATTTTTTACATTACCCGATGGCCAAAGCTGCCTTGCTGGCTGGCAAACACGTCGTCTGCGAAAAGCCTTTGGCAAATACCGTGGCCGAAGCCGAAGAATTAGTGGCGTTAGCCGCAAAAACGGGTTTAGTAAATGCCATCCACTTTAATCTTCGGTATTATCCGTTAATCCGGCACATGCGGGCGATGCGGGTTAAAGGCGAATTGGGTAACGTGCATTCGGTAATAGGATCTTACCTGCAAGACTGGCTGTTCTACGCTACCGATTACAACTGGCGTTTAGAGCCCGATAAATCCGGCGAATCGCGGGCCATTGCCGATATTGGGTCCCACCTGATTGATTTAATTGAATATATTACCGGTTTAGAGATTACGGCGGTTATGGCCGATTTTTCGACCGTACACCCTAACCGGAAAAAGCCAACTAAGCCCATTGAAACGTATTCCGGCAAAATACTGCAACCCGAAGATTACCAGGAAGTGCCGATTAACACCGAAGATTATGCTACTGTCATGATTCGGTTTAACGATGGCAGCAAAGGAGTAGTAACAGTAAGCCAGGTTTCGGCCGGCCGGAAAAACCGCCTCAGTTTGGAAATTTCCGGTTCTAACCAAACGGTATCCTGGGTTTCTGAGTCGCCTAATAATTTATGGATTGGCAAACGCGACACAGCTAACGAAATGCTGATGCGCGACCCGGCACTGGTACACAAAGAAAGTGCCGCCTTAATTTCTTTCCCCGGTGGCCACAACGAAGGTTTTCCGGATACTTCCAAGCAATTATTTAAAGAAGTGTACGCGGCCGTGCGCGAAGGCAAACAACCGGCGGAACCTACTTACCCAATTTTCGCCGATGGTTTACGGGAATTAATATTGTGCGACAAAATTATTGAGAGTAATAAAAAACAAGCCTGGGTGCAAGTTTAA
- a CDS encoding B12-binding domain-containing radical SAM protein, whose amino-acid sequence MTKLKIGVIDLVSKGPTNTLWARTMHANLASIMPQVVATWCEQQGHEVTLMCYTGLEDLRKELPKGLDLVFLCSFTQAALLAYALSNYFRSQGAVTVLGGPHARCYPDDAVKYFDYVLGFTHQSTIVEVLEDCAPQRPVGKHLSAGRQPAHLPGVKERWKFIEPTLKKAPFLQMVPMIGSVGCPYTCSFCIDASVPYQPMNFEVIKEDLRFLLTKFKRPYVGWHDPNFGVRFEDNMEAIATAAPLKSFRFIAESSLSILSEEHLQVMERNGFDALLPGIESWYELGNKSRTNKLAGEDKVNRISEHVNMMFRYVPYVQTNFVLGLDSDSGEEPFELTKRFVDLSPAAFPGYSLLSAFGEAAPLNLDYQRKGRVLAFPFHFLNNHLAMNVKPQNYEWLDFYDKVIDLTAYTFSNKAIYRRFKYGPSRAAKWMNFMRAVSSEGHGRLRFYREVRKRLVEDRMFRQYFEGESQQLPEFYTNIIKKDLGIWWQWLPKGAIHHNQNAYLHKTSASLIV is encoded by the coding sequence ATGACAAAATTAAAAATTGGAGTTATTGATCTGGTAAGCAAAGGGCCTACCAATACTTTATGGGCCCGAACGATGCATGCTAACCTCGCGAGTATTATGCCCCAAGTGGTGGCGACCTGGTGCGAACAACAGGGACATGAAGTAACTTTAATGTGTTATACCGGCCTGGAAGATTTGCGCAAGGAATTACCGAAAGGCTTGGATCTGGTTTTTCTCTGCTCTTTTACCCAAGCAGCTTTACTGGCTTATGCACTTAGTAATTATTTCCGGAGCCAAGGCGCGGTAACGGTATTAGGTGGCCCGCATGCCCGGTGCTATCCGGATGATGCGGTGAAATATTTTGATTATGTATTGGGTTTTACGCACCAATCTACCATTGTTGAAGTATTAGAAGATTGTGCGCCGCAGCGTCCTGTAGGCAAACATCTTTCGGCCGGCCGGCAACCGGCTCACTTACCGGGAGTAAAGGAGCGCTGGAAGTTTATTGAGCCCACTCTTAAAAAAGCGCCTTTTCTGCAAATGGTGCCTATGATTGGCAGCGTAGGTTGCCCTTATACCTGTTCTTTCTGCATTGATGCTTCGGTGCCGTATCAGCCCATGAATTTTGAAGTTATTAAAGAAGATTTGCGTTTTTTATTAACTAAATTTAAAAGACCCTACGTGGGTTGGCATGATCCTAACTTTGGCGTACGCTTTGAAGATAACATGGAAGCCATTGCCACCGCGGCTCCCCTAAAAAGCTTCCGTTTTATAGCAGAAAGTAGTCTTTCCATTCTAAGCGAAGAACATTTGCAGGTGATGGAGCGAAATGGTTTTGATGCTTTGTTACCGGGTATTGAATCTTGGTACGAACTAGGAAATAAATCGCGGACAAATAAACTTGCGGGAGAAGATAAGGTAAACCGGATTTCGGAACACGTAAATATGATGTTCCGGTATGTGCCTTACGTACAAACTAACTTTGTTTTAGGTTTAGATAGCGATTCTGGCGAGGAGCCTTTTGAACTCACCAAACGTTTTGTGGATTTATCGCCGGCTGCTTTCCCGGGTTATTCTCTGTTGAGTGCCTTCGGCGAAGCGGCTCCTCTTAATTTAGATTACCAGCGCAAGGGCCGGGTATTGGCTTTTCCTTTTCACTTTCTTAATAATCATCTGGCCATGAATGTGAAGCCGCAAAATTACGAATGGTTGGATTTTTACGATAAGGTGATTGATTTAACGGCCTATACTTTCTCCAATAAAGCCATTTACCGGCGCTTTAAATATGGTCCGAGCCGGGCCGCCAAGTGGATGAATTTTATGCGGGCAGTTTCTTCGGAAGGACATGGTCGTTTGCGGTTTTACCGGGAAGTACGCAAAAGATTAGTAGAAGACCGGATGTTCCGGCAATACTTTGAAGGTGAATCGCAGCAGTTACCGGAATTTTATACGAATATAATCAAAAAAGATTTAGGCATATGGTGGCAATGGCTACCAAAAGGAGCAATCCATCACAACCAGAATGCTTATTTGCATAAAACCTCCGCCTCTTTAATCGTCTAA
- a CDS encoding YkvA family protein yields MSKLTDKGLEISKKAIFHMLVKRASALLGKPVKIGLLLKEAYDKLVDVKSSQSGFAQIKEVFFTFFRLVRAYANGSYRQIPTRALVLGLATLLYLVMPIDIIPDFLPLIGYSDDLSVIAWFVTTFQSELTRFRSWETRNQEEEEPMVAVV; encoded by the coding sequence ATGAGTAAATTAACGGATAAAGGTTTAGAAATTTCGAAAAAAGCTATTTTTCATATGTTAGTAAAGCGGGCCTCTGCCCTACTGGGCAAACCGGTAAAAATTGGTTTACTATTAAAAGAAGCTTACGATAAATTAGTGGACGTTAAAAGCTCCCAAAGCGGTTTTGCGCAGATTAAAGAAGTTTTTTTTACCTTTTTTCGTTTAGTGCGGGCCTACGCGAATGGTTCTTACCGGCAAATTCCTACTCGGGCCTTAGTGCTGGGGCTCGCCACTTTGCTATACCTGGTTATGCCCATTGATATCATTCCCGATTTTTTGCCGCTCATAGGATATTCCGATGATTTAAGCGTAATTGCCTGGTTCGTAACAACTTTCCAAAGTGAACTTACGCGCTTCCGGAGCTGGGAAACCCGCAACCAGGAAGAGGAAGAGCCCATGGTAGCCGTGGTTTAA
- a CDS encoding BaiN/RdsA family NAD(P)/FAD-dependent oxidoreductase, whose amino-acid sequence MLKTETIVVVGGGAAGFFGAIACAENNPAAKVILLEKTNKLLAKVRISGGGRCNVTHHCFNPNQFIQFYPRGGKFLKAAFKEFGATETVAWFQKHGVCLHTEADGRMFPDTNDSATIVNCLLRAANQARVKVETSLGAEKIIPLNTNLQPEFELQLSNGNTLLAHKVLITSGGAPKSENYQWLRYLGLTIQEPVPSLFTFNVPTSPLKELAGVSVPKARVKIAGQNLENEGPLLITHWGFSGPAVLKLSAWGARILQQLQYHFTILINWVPEHTEETLRTFLLRYRHEFPRRTVAAHPLFNLPHRLWKALIQLVQINEQVKWAELPAKNQNKLLEYLLRAPFAVQGKTTFKEEFVTCGGLDLSEMDAKTMQSKKIPGLFFAGEVLDVDGVTGGFNFQAAWTTAYVAGKAMANL is encoded by the coding sequence GTGCTTAAAACAGAAACGATTGTGGTAGTGGGAGGTGGAGCCGCTGGCTTTTTTGGCGCCATTGCCTGTGCTGAAAATAACCCAGCCGCGAAAGTAATTCTACTCGAAAAAACCAATAAGCTGCTTGCTAAAGTGCGAATCTCCGGCGGTGGCCGGTGTAATGTCACGCATCATTGTTTTAACCCGAATCAGTTCATTCAGTTTTACCCGCGCGGAGGTAAATTTTTGAAAGCAGCTTTTAAAGAATTTGGCGCTACCGAAACGGTGGCCTGGTTTCAAAAGCATGGAGTTTGTTTGCACACCGAAGCCGATGGACGAATGTTTCCGGATACAAATGATTCTGCTACTATTGTGAACTGCCTACTGCGGGCGGCAAACCAAGCAAGAGTTAAAGTAGAAACAAGCTTAGGGGCAGAAAAAATAATTCCTCTTAACACTAATTTACAACCTGAGTTTGAGTTACAATTATCGAATGGGAATACGCTTCTGGCGCATAAAGTGCTGATTACTTCGGGGGGCGCTCCAAAATCTGAAAATTATCAGTGGCTACGTTACTTAGGTTTAACTATTCAGGAACCGGTACCCTCCTTGTTTACCTTTAACGTGCCCACCTCGCCTTTAAAAGAGTTAGCCGGTGTATCGGTACCGAAAGCCAGGGTGAAAATTGCGGGACAAAATCTGGAAAACGAAGGTCCGTTACTTATTACGCACTGGGGTTTTAGCGGACCGGCCGTATTAAAACTTTCGGCCTGGGGAGCCCGCATTTTACAACAGTTACAATACCATTTTACAATTTTAATTAATTGGGTTCCCGAACACACCGAAGAAACGCTGCGCACTTTTCTTTTGCGGTACCGGCACGAATTTCCTCGCCGAACCGTAGCCGCGCACCCGCTTTTTAACTTACCCCACCGCCTTTGGAAAGCCTTGATTCAATTAGTCCAAATTAACGAACAAGTTAAATGGGCCGAGTTACCGGCTAAAAATCAAAATAAATTGCTGGAGTACCTACTACGGGCTCCCTTTGCAGTACAGGGTAAAACTACTTTTAAAGAAGAATTTGTAACCTGTGGCGGATTGGACTTGAGCGAAATGGATGCTAAAACCATGCAGAGTAAAAAGATTCCGGGTTTGTTTTTCGCCGGCGAAGTGTTAGATGTGGACGGTGTTACCGGCGGGTTTAACTTCCAGGCCGCCTGGACGACGGCTTACGTAGCCGGTAAGGCCATGGCCAACTTGTAA
- a CDS encoding SDR family oxidoreductase produces the protein MNNTWNRVSILGCGWLGLPLAERLVSSGYQVKGSTTSPEKLELLRQKNIQPFLINLSANPDALYLADFLKADCLIISFPPRLRAGGEALYLPQIQLLTSALRQSSVKKVLFISSTSVYREVNGTVKENDPAVILKESPLYQAENLMQNSSGYKTIILRFGGLVGGNRHPGRFLAGKTEVPQPEAPVNLIHLEDCLQLCAKLIQNPTPHHEVYNAVTDKHPSRNEFYTAVAKNLGLTPPQFAATETPQFKIISNEKLKVALAYEFIYPDPMFFF, from the coding sequence ATGAATAATACATGGAACCGGGTGAGTATTTTAGGCTGTGGCTGGTTAGGCTTACCTTTAGCTGAACGATTGGTATCTAGTGGTTACCAGGTGAAGGGCTCTACTACCTCCCCCGAAAAACTAGAATTATTACGCCAGAAAAATATTCAGCCATTTCTCATAAATCTTTCCGCTAACCCGGATGCTTTATATTTAGCGGATTTTCTGAAAGCCGATTGCCTGATTATTAGTTTTCCTCCCCGGCTTAGGGCCGGAGGCGAAGCGCTTTACCTTCCGCAAATCCAATTATTAACTTCGGCTTTGCGGCAATCATCGGTTAAAAAGGTTTTGTTTATTTCTTCTACTTCCGTATACCGCGAAGTGAATGGAACGGTAAAAGAAAATGATCCGGCAGTAATACTAAAGGAAAGTCCGTTATACCAGGCTGAAAACCTAATGCAGAACAGTTCTGGTTACAAAACAATTATTTTGCGCTTCGGGGGCTTAGTGGGCGGCAACCGCCATCCGGGGCGTTTTTTAGCCGGAAAAACAGAAGTACCTCAACCTGAGGCGCCGGTTAATTTAATTCACTTAGAAGATTGCTTACAGTTATGCGCTAAGCTGATTCAAAATCCGACTCCGCACCACGAAGTATATAATGCCGTGACGGATAAACATCCTTCCAGAAATGAATTTTATACCGCCGTCGCCAAAAATTTGGGCTTAACCCCGCCTCAATTTGCTGCTACAGAAACGCCCCAATTTAAAATAATCAGTAACGAAAAATTAAAAGTTGCCCTTGCATACGAATTTATTTACCCCGATCCCATGTTCTTCTTTTAA
- a CDS encoding fatty acid desaturase family protein, with protein sequence MSTKIKFTNANKSTFFATTRQRVENYLKENTTSKFANKAMWVKTIFYLSGFLALYLLIISNMFPIWTMFGLALLLGVFCAFIGFNVCHDAIHGAFSANQKINKIFSFLFNLIGASPYVWSITHNVVHHTYTNIPGHDEDIEVAPGLIRISEERKVTKIQRFQHFYAFGVYSLASLSWVLRKDYVKFFQKKIGEHSNVNHPKREYFNLFFYKAIYYFWFIALPLLVLDITWWQFVIGFICLHLAEGLTMGLVFQLAHVVEGTDYPLPNEQGNIEEAWADHQMRTTANFATNSKMASFFLGGLNRQIEHHLFPKVCHIHYPKIASIVKQTALEFDLPYLESPSFSAALKSHYRMLKKFGWEAYYQINDLKTGKI encoded by the coding sequence ATGTCAACAAAGATCAAGTTCACCAACGCGAACAAATCAACATTTTTTGCCACTACCCGCCAACGGGTAGAAAATTACTTAAAAGAAAACACCACTTCTAAATTTGCGAACAAAGCCATGTGGGTGAAAACTATATTTTACCTGTCCGGCTTTCTGGCTCTGTATCTGCTAATTATTTCCAATATGTTTCCTATCTGGACTATGTTTGGCTTAGCGCTATTACTCGGCGTATTTTGTGCTTTTATTGGGTTTAATGTTTGCCACGACGCTATTCACGGCGCCTTTTCTGCAAATCAAAAAATAAATAAAATATTCAGTTTTTTATTTAATCTTATTGGAGCAAGTCCTTATGTCTGGAGTATTACGCATAATGTAGTCCACCATACGTACACGAACATTCCGGGTCACGACGAAGATATTGAAGTTGCACCCGGCTTAATCCGGATTTCGGAAGAGAGAAAAGTTACTAAAATTCAGCGTTTCCAGCATTTCTATGCTTTTGGCGTTTATAGTTTAGCTTCTCTTTCCTGGGTACTTCGTAAAGATTACGTGAAGTTTTTTCAGAAAAAAATCGGAGAACACAGTAACGTTAACCACCCTAAACGCGAATATTTTAATTTGTTCTTTTACAAAGCCATCTATTATTTCTGGTTCATAGCCCTGCCGCTCCTGGTTTTAGATATTACCTGGTGGCAATTTGTAATTGGGTTTATCTGTCTGCACTTAGCCGAAGGCTTAACCATGGGCTTGGTTTTTCAGTTAGCCCACGTAGTAGAAGGAACGGATTATCCATTACCAAACGAGCAGGGAAATATAGAGGAAGCCTGGGCGGATCACCAGATGCGCACTACGGCAAATTTTGCCACGAATAGTAAAATGGCCAGTTTCTTTTTAGGCGGATTAAACCGGCAAATTGAGCATCATCTTTTCCCAAAAGTCTGCCATATTCATTATCCGAAAATAGCTTCCATTGTTAAACAAACCGCTTTAGAATTTGATTTACCTTATCTGGAAAGCCCTTCTTTTAGCGCAGCATTAAAATCGCACTACCGGATGCTGAAAAAGTTTGGCTGGGAAGCGTATTACCAAATCAACGATTTAAAAACAGGAAAAATCTAA
- a CDS encoding DMT family transporter has translation MAWFLLIVAGLLEIGFTTCLTKAKEASGIYYYAWISGFFVSMTLSMYFLYRATLTLPMGTAYAVWTGIGAVGTAIIGILFFKEPAEFWRIIFITTLIGSIVGLKAVSH, from the coding sequence ATGGCTTGGTTCCTTTTAATTGTAGCAGGTTTGTTGGAAATTGGATTTACTACCTGTTTAACCAAAGCAAAAGAAGCTTCCGGTATTTACTATTACGCCTGGATAAGTGGTTTCTTTGTTTCCATGACTTTAAGCATGTACTTTTTGTACCGGGCCACCCTCACCTTACCCATGGGAACGGCTTACGCTGTCTGGACGGGAATTGGTGCGGTTGGAACGGCCATAATTGGCATTTTATTCTTTAAAGAGCCCGCCGAATTCTGGAGAATAATTTTTATAACTACTTTAATTGGTTCCATAGTAGGCTTGAAGGCAGTTTCTCATTAA
- a CDS encoding ferritin-like domain-containing protein — MDKEKEIVSVVHHLIERAKDGEKGYRTASHDVHEEDLKGLFRQYAVQRDSMITELQDQLHRMGKTDNESGSVEGTVHRAWLDLSSAIVARDRKRILSECERGEDYAVSAYEKALKADLPHELKAIVEKQYQLVKEAHDHIRSLRDSA, encoded by the coding sequence ATGGACAAAGAAAAAGAAATTGTTTCGGTGGTGCACCACCTGATAGAACGCGCCAAAGATGGCGAGAAAGGCTACCGGACTGCTTCGCACGATGTGCACGAAGAAGATTTGAAAGGTTTATTCCGGCAATATGCGGTGCAACGCGACAGCATGATTACGGAACTGCAAGACCAACTGCACCGCATGGGCAAAACCGATAACGAAAGCGGCTCCGTAGAAGGTACCGTTCACCGAGCTTGGCTGGATTTATCTTCCGCCATTGTGGCCCGGGATCGCAAACGAATTTTGTCGGAATGTGAGCGTGGGGAAGATTACGCCGTATCCGCTTACGAAAAAGCCCTGAAAGCCGATTTACCGCACGAACTTAAAGCGATAGTGGAAAAACAATACCAACTGGTAAAAGAAGCCCACGATCATATTCGATCCCTGCGCGACTCAGCGTAG
- a CDS encoding DEAD/DEAH box helicase, which produces MNNLRFDELPLSPEMQRAIADMGFEEASPIQTEAIPVLMRGQDVIGQAQTGTGKTAAFAIPTIESIDEHDKSVQALILCPTRELAIQVSEEVNKLIKYKRNISTVPIYGGQAYDRQLRALKQGVQIVIGTPGRVMDHIERGTLQLDKVKKIILDEADEMLDMGFREDIEFVLTKIPADRQTIFFSATMSKPIMELTKKYQTNPQIVKVVHQTLTVTNIEQVYYEVRNNMKMDVLSRVLDMYNLKSVLVFCNTKRMVDELVGNLQARGYFADGLHGDMNQTQRSNVMAKFKASTLEILVATDVAARGIDVEDLEAVFNYDLPQDEEAYVHRIGRTGRAGKSGKAFSFVSGRDIYKLKDIMRFTNAKIKLASVPSYEDVAEVKTNLFLSQVKEVIQKGNLTKHIARVERLLAEDFTSLEIAAALMKMSMREEKAKEVSKELDGPREGMSRLFVTIGKKDRVNPKDIVEIISDNTSLPASKVGDISLYDKFSFVEVPKEYTSEIVDKLGRTTLLGKPVSFEKAQKKTAGSGEERSERGNDREKGRSERSSYSDRGSSRGGFTDRSERGGFGSRFSSSDKKKKRSY; this is translated from the coding sequence ATGAACAATTTAAGATTTGACGAGCTTCCGCTCTCGCCGGAAATGCAACGCGCTATTGCCGACATGGGCTTTGAAGAAGCATCCCCCATCCAAACCGAAGCGATTCCGGTTTTAATGCGCGGCCAGGACGTGATCGGCCAGGCGCAAACCGGAACCGGAAAAACCGCGGCTTTTGCCATTCCTACCATCGAGAGCATCGATGAGCATGATAAAAGCGTGCAGGCCTTGATTTTGTGCCCAACTCGGGAACTGGCGATCCAGGTTTCCGAAGAAGTTAATAAACTAATTAAATATAAGCGTAATATTAGCACGGTGCCCATTTATGGCGGCCAGGCTTACGACCGCCAATTGCGGGCTTTAAAGCAAGGAGTACAAATTGTTATTGGTACCCCCGGCCGGGTAATGGACCACATTGAACGCGGTACCTTGCAACTAGATAAAGTTAAAAAAATTATTCTGGACGAAGCCGACGAAATGCTGGACATGGGTTTCCGGGAAGATATTGAATTTGTGTTAACCAAAATCCCCGCCGACCGCCAGACTATTTTCTTTTCGGCCACGATGAGTAAGCCCATTATGGAGCTTACCAAAAAATACCAGACCAATCCGCAGATCGTAAAAGTGGTACACCAGACATTAACGGTAACCAACATTGAGCAGGTTTACTACGAAGTGCGCAACAACATGAAAATGGATGTGCTTTCCCGGGTTCTGGACATGTATAATTTAAAATCAGTGCTGGTTTTCTGTAATACCAAGCGCATGGTGGATGAGTTAGTAGGTAATTTACAAGCCCGCGGTTATTTTGCCGATGGCTTACACGGCGACATGAACCAGACGCAAAGGAGCAACGTAATGGCGAAATTTAAAGCCAGCACGCTGGAAATATTAGTGGCTACCGACGTGGCGGCCCGTGGTATCGACGTGGAAGACTTGGAAGCGGTATTTAATTACGACTTACCGCAAGACGAAGAAGCCTACGTGCACCGCATTGGCCGGACGGGCCGCGCCGGTAAATCGGGTAAAGCTTTCTCGTTTGTCTCGGGCCGGGATATTTATAAGTTAAAAGATATCATGCGTTTTACCAACGCGAAGATTAAGTTGGCCAGCGTACCGAGCTACGAAGATGTAGCCGAGGTAAAAACCAACTTGTTCTTAAGCCAGGTAAAAGAAGTTATTCAGAAAGGTAATTTAACCAAGCACATTGCCCGGGTAGAGCGCTTATTAGCCGAAGATTTTACTTCTTTGGAAATTGCGGCGGCACTCATGAAAATGAGTATGCGCGAAGAAAAAGCCAAAGAAGTTTCCAAAGAACTCGATGGTCCGCGGGAGGGCATGAGCCGTTTGTTTGTTACCATTGGAAAGAAAGACCGCGTAAACCCGAAAGATATTGTCGAAATTATTTCGGATAACACCAGCTTGCCGGCCAGTAAAGTAGGCGATATTAGCTTGTACGATAAGTTTTCCTTTGTGGAAGTACCGAAAGAGTATACTTCCGAAATAGTAGATAAGCTAGGCCGCACCACTCTATTGGGCAAACCCGTTTCTTTTGAGAAGGCGCAAAAGAAAACCGCGGGTTCCGGTGAAGAACGGAGCGAAAGAGGTAACGACCGCGAAAAAGGACGGAGCGAACGTAGTAGCTATTCTGACCGCGGGAGTAGCCGCGGTGGTTTTACCGATCGGTCGGAGCGAGGTGGTTTTGGCTCCCGTTTTAGTAGTTCCGATAAAAAGAAAAAACGTAGCTATTAA
- a CDS encoding DinB family protein, with protein sequence MIAKASIAELAPFYHRYLQQIPEGDILVRLQEQADELKKMLTPLLPEKQNYAYDAGKWTVKELFGHMIDTERIMAYRTLCIARGEEQSLPGFEENAYVANAQFSKREWSSLLQEYQWQRQANIILFESFDETTLPRTGTANNNPATVRGLITVIAAHEFHHVQILKERYRLK encoded by the coding sequence ATGATAGCAAAAGCTTCTATTGCCGAACTAGCACCTTTTTACCATCGTTACCTCCAGCAAATTCCGGAAGGAGATATCTTGGTACGATTGCAAGAACAGGCCGATGAATTAAAAAAAATGTTGACTCCACTTCTGCCGGAAAAACAAAACTATGCCTACGATGCGGGAAAATGGACGGTTAAAGAATTGTTTGGTCACATGATTGATACCGAACGCATAATGGCTTACCGGACGCTCTGCATTGCCCGCGGCGAAGAACAATCGTTACCTGGGTTCGAGGAAAATGCCTACGTAGCCAATGCTCAATTCAGTAAACGGGAGTGGAGCAGCTTGCTCCAGGAGTATCAATGGCAACGGCAAGCCAATATTATTTTATTCGAGAGTTTCGATGAAACTACCTTGCCCAGAACCGGCACCGCCAACAACAACCCCGCTACCGTAAGGGGATTAATTACCGTTATTGCGGCGCATGAATTTCACCACGTACAAATCTTAAAAGAACGTTATCGTTTAAAGTAA